The following proteins are encoded in a genomic region of Thiomonas sp. X19:
- a CDS encoding type II toxin-antitoxin system RatA family toxin, whose product MAVVHKSVLIWYSASQMYGLVTDVASYPQFLPWCGGTEVHEATPERMRATIRIDFKGVRQSFTTVNTQVPGREIHLRLVEGPFSDLQGHWRFTPLEGDKACKIDFELHYHFSSRLVEAVIGPVFGHIAKTFVDSFVQRAEKIYG is encoded by the coding sequence ATGGCCGTCGTTCACAAGTCCGTTCTGATCTGGTACAGCGCAAGCCAAATGTACGGTCTGGTGACAGATGTGGCCTCGTATCCGCAATTCCTTCCCTGGTGCGGTGGGACGGAGGTGCACGAGGCCACGCCCGAGCGGATGCGCGCCACCATTCGCATCGATTTCAAGGGGGTGAGGCAGAGTTTCACCACCGTGAACACCCAGGTCCCAGGGCGTGAGATTCATCTGCGGCTGGTGGAAGGGCCGTTTTCCGATTTGCAGGGCCACTGGCGTTTCACCCCGCTGGAGGGTGACAAGGCCTGCAAGATCGACTTCGAACTGCATTATCACTTCTCCAGCAGGCTGGTGGAAGCCGTGATTGGCCCGGTGTTCGGCCATATCGCCAAGACCTTTGTCGATTCCTTCGTGCAACGCGCCGAAAAGATCTATGGCTGA
- a CDS encoding aldo/keto reductase, giving the protein MQKRTLGNTNLEVSALGLGCMGLSHGYGPATGRQEAIALIRAAVERGVTLFDTAEVYGPHTNEELVGEALAPLRGQVAIATKFGIAISPDKQQIVDSRPEHIRQSVEGSLKRLKFEVIDLYYQHRVDPDVPIEDVAGTVKDLIRQGKIRHFGLSEAGVQTIRRAHAVQPVTAVQSEYSLWWRRPEEELLPTLEELGIGFVPFSPLGRGFLTGTIDATTRFDSTDFRSSVPRFTPDALQANQALVDLLRAIAQRLNATPAQIALAWLLAQKPWIVPIPGTSKLHRLDENLGAATLELSAAELREITTAAAAIPIQGARYPEVLERRTGL; this is encoded by the coding sequence ATGCAAAAACGCACACTTGGCAACACGAATCTGGAAGTCTCGGCCCTGGGGCTGGGCTGCATGGGGCTGAGCCATGGCTACGGACCTGCCACCGGCAGGCAGGAGGCGATCGCGCTGATCCGCGCAGCCGTCGAGCGCGGCGTCACGTTGTTCGACACCGCCGAGGTCTATGGCCCGCACACCAACGAGGAACTGGTCGGAGAGGCGCTCGCGCCTCTCCGGGGCCAGGTGGCGATCGCCACCAAATTCGGGATCGCGATCAGTCCCGACAAACAGCAAATCGTCGATAGCCGGCCCGAGCACATCCGGCAAAGCGTCGAGGGTTCGCTCAAGCGCCTCAAGTTCGAGGTCATCGATCTGTACTACCAGCACCGGGTCGATCCGGACGTTCCGATCGAAGACGTTGCCGGCACGGTGAAGGACCTGATCCGGCAAGGCAAGATCCGGCACTTCGGCCTTTCCGAAGCGGGCGTGCAGACCATTCGTCGCGCCCACGCTGTCCAGCCGGTGACTGCCGTGCAGAGCGAGTACTCGCTGTGGTGGCGACGGCCGGAAGAGGAACTGCTGCCGACGCTCGAGGAACTCGGCATCGGCTTCGTGCCCTTCAGTCCCCTGGGCAGGGGGTTTCTGACCGGCACGATCGACGCCACCACCCGTTTCGACAGCACGGATTTCCGCAGCAGCGTGCCGCGTTTCACGCCCGATGCGCTCCAGGCCAACCAGGCGCTGGTGGATCTGCTACGTGCGATCGCGCAGCGCCTGAACGCCACCCCGGCGCAGATCGCGCTGGCCTGGCTGCTGGCGCAAAAGCCCTGGATCGTGCCCATTCCGGGTACGAGCAAGCTGCACCGCCTGGACGAGAATCTGGGTGCCGCCACGCTGGAACTCAGCGCGGCGGAGCTGCGCGAGATCACCACCGCGGCCGCGGCCATTCCCATCCAAGGCGCGCGCTATCCAGAAGTGCTGGAGCGGCGCACCGGTCTGTGA
- a CDS encoding RnfH family protein, with protein MAEQQAASAPGLIEVQVCWIPACGAAQLRTVRLAPGASLGDAVSRSGLDLPDSSWRDPSGHLRLAVFGVLKPAGALAQPGDRIDITRPLTVDPKDARRARARKAAAQRRARRG; from the coding sequence ATGGCTGAACAGCAGGCGGCATCCGCTCCCGGCCTCATCGAGGTCCAGGTCTGCTGGATCCCCGCTTGCGGCGCGGCCCAGTTGCGCACGGTTCGGCTCGCCCCCGGCGCAAGTCTGGGTGATGCGGTGAGCCGCAGCGGGCTGGACTTGCCCGACAGCAGTTGGCGCGACCCGAGCGGCCACCTGCGCCTGGCCGTATTCGGTGTGCTCAAACCGGCCGGCGCCTTGGCCCAGCCGGGCGATCGCATCGACATCACCCGGCCCTTGACGGTGGACCCGAAAGATGCACGACGTGCCCGGGCGCGCAAGGCGGCCGCGCAGCGACGCGCCCGGCGCGGCTAG
- a CDS encoding NAD(P)H-hydrate dehydratase codes for MMHRMTGLQQCGSLPVWDTAALRRIEHDAASGLPPHCLMQRAGDAIARLARARFPHARQVAMLCGPGNNGGDGLVAAAALARHGLQVSVWMVACGAPADWQRTTRPADWLWALQLARDAGLQPLPWTQDAATWAWQGADLIIDALLGIGLNRAPEGEMAAAMAALAQHPAPVLAVDLPSGLASDTGTAPGEMVRVEVTLTLLGLKPGLLTGPDAHACGELWLDDLDAWGDLGDSAISRKRRAAPSFLDPLGGRLLQGSGLGALTPKPDATAMLLGAADAIAALPQPGSAAHKGERGDVHIFGGAAGMAGAALLAAGAALALGAGRVFAALLDPQAPSFDAARPELMLRKPQALLEMVRNAPTREGRCCVVFGPGAGMSAEALSILQALLALDQPLVIDADGLNLLAGQARDGLLWQALQQRRAPTWLTPHPREAAGLLQWDTARVQADRLSAARTLAAQSRAHCVLKGAGSVMTTPDGATWINPSGNGLLATAGSGDVLTGTLAACIAPARNPNAAIAAARAAVWLHGAGADLAREEGQGLRAGTLPDAMDRAGHRS; via the coding sequence ATGATGCATCGCATGACGGGTTTGCAACAGTGCGGCTCCCTGCCGGTCTGGGACACAGCCGCGCTGCGACGCATCGAACACGATGCAGCATCCGGTTTGCCGCCGCACTGCTTGATGCAACGCGCGGGGGATGCCATTGCCCGCCTCGCGCGCGCCCGCTTCCCCCATGCGCGCCAGGTGGCCATGCTGTGCGGACCCGGCAACAACGGCGGCGACGGCCTGGTCGCGGCCGCAGCCCTGGCGCGACATGGCTTGCAGGTTTCGGTGTGGATGGTGGCTTGCGGCGCGCCCGCCGACTGGCAACGTACGACACGGCCGGCCGACTGGCTCTGGGCCTTGCAACTGGCTCGCGACGCAGGCTTGCAACCGTTGCCGTGGACGCAAGACGCTGCAACATGGGCATGGCAAGGGGCCGATCTCATCATCGACGCCTTGCTCGGCATCGGTCTCAACCGTGCGCCCGAAGGCGAGATGGCCGCTGCCATGGCCGCATTGGCGCAGCACCCGGCACCGGTCCTGGCGGTGGATCTGCCCTCCGGCTTGGCGAGCGACACCGGCACGGCGCCAGGAGAGATGGTTCGCGTCGAAGTCACGCTCACCCTGCTTGGCCTCAAGCCAGGCCTGCTGACCGGACCCGACGCCCACGCCTGTGGTGAGCTCTGGCTGGACGATCTGGACGCATGGGGCGATCTGGGCGACAGCGCCATCTCAAGAAAACGCCGGGCCGCCCCAAGTTTTCTTGACCCCCTCGGGGGGCGGCTGCTGCAAGGCAGCGGCCTGGGGGCTCTCACCCCTAAACCCGATGCCACCGCCATGCTGCTCGGCGCGGCCGATGCCATCGCGGCATTGCCGCAGCCCGGATCGGCGGCGCACAAAGGCGAGCGCGGTGACGTGCACATCTTCGGCGGCGCGGCAGGCATGGCCGGTGCCGCCCTGCTTGCCGCCGGCGCCGCCCTGGCCTTGGGTGCGGGGCGCGTGTTCGCCGCCCTGCTCGACCCGCAAGCGCCATCGTTCGACGCCGCCCGGCCTGAGCTGATGCTGCGCAAACCGCAGGCCCTGCTGGAGATGGTTCGCAATGCGCCCACGCGGGAAGGCCGATGCTGCGTGGTTTTCGGCCCGGGCGCGGGCATGTCTGCCGAGGCCTTGTCGATCCTGCAAGCGTTGCTGGCGCTCGATCAGCCCTTGGTCATCGATGCCGACGGGCTCAACTTGCTGGCAGGCCAGGCCCGTGACGGACTGCTTTGGCAGGCGCTGCAACAACGCCGCGCCCCAACCTGGCTGACCCCGCATCCCCGTGAAGCTGCGGGTTTGCTGCAGTGGGATACCGCCCGGGTGCAGGCCGATCGCCTGAGCGCCGCGCGAACCCTGGCTGCCCAGAGCCGGGCGCACTGCGTGCTCAAAGGCGCGGGCAGCGTGATGACCACGCCGGACGGCGCCACGTGGATCAACCCCAGCGGCAATGGCCTGCTGGCCACGGCCGGCAGCGGCGACGTGCTCACCGGCACGCTCGCCGCCTGCATCGCACCCGCCAGGAACCCGAATGCAGCGATTGCCGCCGCGCGCGCTGCCGTATGGCTCCATGGCGCCGGTGCCGACCTCGCCCGGGAAGAAGGCCAGGGCTTGCGCGCCGGAACCCTGCCCGACGCCATGGATCGCGCGGGGCACCGCTCGTAG
- a CDS encoding chromate transporter translates to MNTTISPPMERHAPQDLRDLFWSFNRLTLSGFGGVLPFAQRVLVDEKQWLSRQEFVNLLSISQVLPGPNLINLALMVGQRSFGWRGALAALAGMLAAPLAIVLFIAVGYSTWATVPLVHNALRGMEVVTAGLVIAMALRLAPVLRLARTAPLWAAAAFVSVGLLRWQLLGVMLALGPLAVLLARFGRRAP, encoded by the coding sequence ATGAACACCACTATCTCACCGCCCATGGAACGCCACGCGCCGCAAGATCTGCGCGATTTGTTCTGGTCCTTCAACCGCCTGACCCTTTCCGGCTTCGGCGGTGTGCTGCCATTCGCCCAGCGCGTGCTGGTGGACGAGAAGCAGTGGCTCAGCCGGCAGGAGTTCGTCAACCTGCTGTCCATCAGTCAGGTGCTGCCGGGGCCCAATCTCATCAACCTGGCGCTGATGGTGGGCCAACGCAGCTTCGGCTGGCGCGGAGCGCTTGCGGCGCTGGCAGGCATGTTGGCGGCGCCCCTGGCCATCGTGCTGTTCATCGCCGTCGGCTACTCCACCTGGGCGACCGTCCCCTTGGTGCACAACGCGCTGCGTGGCATGGAGGTGGTCACAGCCGGGCTGGTCATTGCCATGGCGCTACGCCTGGCGCCGGTGCTGCGGCTTGCGCGCACAGCGCCACTATGGGCTGCCGCGGCATTCGTCAGCGTGGGGCTGCTGCGCTGGCAGTTGCTTGGCGTCATGCTGGCGCTGGGACCGTTGGCCGTGCTGCTCGCACGCTTTGGGCGGCGGGCGCCATGA
- a CDS encoding ATP-binding protein: MSADAPAQPPKPPFDPAPATLAKPSLARRVFGGLSGRLYWRTFFLIVLLVLASLAGWFQSFRVLQLGPQVEQTSRQITSLIDLTRIALVHAAPEYRTALLDELVKREDIYIYPREASDQWTPMAHTDFTRRLTASVDQRLHEKLDFADVVNGRSGLWIGFRIERSDYWLLLDRSRIDPSLGEAWIIWGVLATLLAMIGAAIIARFINRPLRDLSIATAMVREGDFSQQLNETSGTQEIREVNRGFNRMARALQEIDQDRALMLAGISHDIRTPLARLRLEAELSVPDPQARQDIIADIEQADSIISKFMEYARTASPVRESVDLPDLVTKIVADYSKDADLRIRMPSNAEAQALADPLELQRIIVNLIENARRYGRTPGSNRVELDIGISKRSNEVCLSVRDHGPGVTADHLPLLTRPFFRGNEARTAAKGTGLGLAIVDRTITRMAGRLEISNAKGGGLMLRIWLQRDPADVLPPPQL; the protein is encoded by the coding sequence ATGAGCGCCGACGCGCCCGCGCAACCGCCCAAACCCCCGTTCGATCCAGCCCCCGCCACCCTGGCCAAGCCCAGCCTGGCGCGGCGCGTGTTCGGCGGGCTGTCGGGCCGGCTCTACTGGCGCACGTTTTTCCTCATCGTGCTGCTGGTGCTGGCCAGTCTGGCGGGGTGGTTCCAGAGCTTTCGCGTGCTGCAGCTCGGGCCACAGGTGGAACAGACCTCGCGCCAGATCACCAGCCTCATCGACCTCACCCGCATCGCCCTGGTGCATGCGGCACCCGAATACCGCACGGCCTTGCTCGACGAGTTGGTCAAGCGCGAAGACATCTACATCTACCCGCGCGAAGCCAGCGACCAGTGGACGCCGATGGCGCACACGGATTTCACCCGCCGCCTGACGGCTTCGGTCGACCAGCGTCTGCATGAAAAGCTGGATTTCGCCGACGTGGTGAATGGCCGCTCCGGGCTGTGGATTGGTTTTCGCATCGAGCGCAGCGACTATTGGTTGCTGCTGGACCGCTCGCGCATCGACCCCTCGCTGGGCGAGGCCTGGATCATCTGGGGCGTACTGGCGACGTTGCTGGCGATGATCGGTGCAGCCATCATCGCCCGTTTCATCAATCGCCCGTTGCGCGACTTGAGCATCGCCACGGCCATGGTGCGCGAAGGCGATTTTTCGCAACAGCTGAACGAAACCTCGGGCACGCAGGAAATCCGTGAAGTCAACCGCGGCTTCAACCGCATGGCGCGCGCGCTGCAGGAAATCGACCAGGATCGGGCCTTGATGCTGGCCGGCATTTCCCACGATATCCGCACCCCGCTCGCCCGCCTGCGCCTCGAGGCCGAACTGAGCGTGCCCGACCCGCAGGCACGGCAGGACATCATCGCCGACATCGAGCAGGCCGACTCCATCATCAGCAAATTCATGGAGTACGCGCGCACCGCCAGCCCGGTGCGTGAAAGCGTGGACCTGCCCGACCTGGTGACCAAGATCGTGGCGGACTACAGCAAGGATGCCGATTTGCGCATCCGCATGCCGAGTAACGCCGAGGCCCAGGCCCTGGCCGACCCGCTGGAATTGCAGCGCATCATCGTGAACCTGATCGAGAATGCCAGGCGCTACGGCCGCACGCCCGGCAGCAACCGGGTGGAGCTGGACATCGGCATCAGCAAGCGCAGCAACGAGGTCTGCCTGAGCGTGCGCGACCACGGCCCTGGCGTCACCGCCGACCACCTGCCCCTGCTCACCCGGCCGTTTTTCCGCGGCAACGAAGCGCGCACCGCCGCGAAGGGCACCGGGCTGGGCCTGGCCATCGTCGATCGCACCATCACCCGCATGGCGGGCCGGCTGGAGATCAGCAACGCCAAGGGCGGCGGTTTGATGTTGCGCATCTGGCTGCAGCGCGACCCGGCCGATGTCCTGCCGCCTCCACAGCTTTGA
- the aceA gene encoding isocitrate lyase, translated as MATREQQIQQLQQDWSTNPRWAGIQRGYSAAEVVKLRGSVMVDHTLAKRGAHRLWKDMHGEPFVNALGALTGNQAMQQVKAGLKAIYLSGWQVAGDANLAGEMYPDQSLYPANSVPSVVKRINNTLTRADQIQWMEGKSPGDEGFIDYFAPIVADAEAGFGGVLNAFELMKSMIEAGAAGVHFEDQLASVKKCGHMGGKVLVPTREAVAKLIAARLAADVMGVPTVLVARTDAEAADLVTADVDDNDKPFCTGERTVEGFYRTKPGLQQAISRGLAYAPYADLVWCETGKPDLAYAKAFADAIHAKFPGKMLAYNCSPSFNWKKNLDDATIAKFQKELGAMGYKFQFITLAGFHALNYSMFNLAYGYARNQMSAFVEMQEAEFAAADKGFTAVKHQREVGTGYFDAVTTTIENESSTAALKGSTEDEQFFDKKAA; from the coding sequence ATGGCAACGCGCGAGCAGCAAATTCAGCAACTTCAGCAAGACTGGTCCACCAACCCTCGCTGGGCCGGCATCCAGCGTGGGTACTCCGCCGCCGAGGTGGTGAAGCTGCGCGGCTCGGTCATGGTCGATCACACCCTGGCCAAACGCGGTGCCCATCGCCTGTGGAAAGACATGCACGGCGAGCCTTTCGTCAACGCCCTGGGCGCGCTCACCGGCAATCAGGCGATGCAGCAGGTCAAGGCCGGGCTCAAGGCCATTTACCTGTCGGGCTGGCAAGTCGCTGGCGATGCCAACCTCGCCGGCGAGATGTATCCCGACCAGTCGCTTTACCCCGCCAACTCCGTGCCCAGCGTGGTCAAGCGCATCAACAACACCCTCACCCGCGCCGACCAGATTCAGTGGATGGAAGGCAAGAGCCCGGGCGACGAGGGCTTCATCGACTACTTCGCCCCCATCGTGGCCGATGCCGAAGCCGGCTTCGGCGGCGTGCTCAATGCTTTCGAACTGATGAAGTCCATGATCGAAGCCGGCGCCGCGGGCGTGCATTTCGAAGACCAGCTCGCCTCGGTGAAAAAGTGCGGCCACATGGGTGGCAAGGTGCTGGTGCCGACGCGTGAAGCCGTGGCCAAGTTGATTGCCGCGCGCTTGGCCGCGGACGTCATGGGTGTGCCCACGGTGTTGGTGGCCCGCACCGATGCCGAGGCTGCCGACCTCGTCACCGCCGACGTGGACGACAACGACAAGCCGTTCTGCACCGGCGAACGCACCGTGGAGGGCTTCTACCGCACCAAGCCCGGCCTGCAGCAAGCCATTTCGCGCGGCCTGGCCTATGCGCCTTATGCCGATCTGGTGTGGTGCGAAACCGGCAAGCCCGATCTGGCCTACGCCAAGGCTTTCGCTGACGCCATTCACGCCAAGTTCCCCGGCAAGATGCTGGCCTACAACTGTTCGCCCTCGTTCAACTGGAAGAAGAACCTCGACGACGCCACCATCGCCAAGTTTCAGAAAGAACTCGGCGCCATGGGCTACAAGTTCCAGTTCATCACCCTGGCCGGTTTCCACGCGCTGAACTACTCCATGTTCAACCTGGCCTACGGCTACGCCCGCAACCAGATGAGCGCCTTCGTGGAAATGCAGGAGGCCGAATTCGCCGCTGCCGACAAGGGCTTCACCGCCGTGAAGCACCAGCGCGAAGTCGGAACCGGCTACTTCGACGCCGTGACCACCACCATCGAAAACGAATCGTCCACCGCTGCCCTCAAAGGTTCGACCGAGGACGAACAGTTCTTCGACAAGAAAGCGGCTTGA
- a CDS encoding chromate transporter codes for MTFATLNLTALPGLFGHFMLWSLLSIGGAIGLLPDMHRYLVDAQHWVTDGQFNAALALGQASPGPNMILFAALLGWHVAGLIGALAGAIGLILPSTLITLAYFRYSSSNPEHRWIQAIHDGLAPITVGLLLSSGWLLAAQNVHAFLEGCIVAVVVALNLWTRINPLWLLLGGAAAGALGLM; via the coding sequence ATGACGTTCGCGACCCTGAATCTGACTGCCCTACCCGGGCTGTTCGGCCACTTCATGCTGTGGTCGCTGCTGTCGATCGGCGGGGCCATCGGGCTCCTGCCCGATATGCATCGCTATCTGGTGGACGCGCAGCATTGGGTGACCGACGGGCAGTTCAATGCGGCACTGGCGCTGGGCCAGGCCTCGCCGGGGCCGAACATGATTTTGTTCGCCGCGCTGCTGGGGTGGCATGTGGCCGGGCTGATCGGTGCGCTGGCTGGCGCCATCGGCCTGATCCTGCCGTCCACGCTCATCACCCTGGCCTATTTTCGCTACAGCAGCAGCAACCCCGAACACCGCTGGATCCAGGCGATCCACGATGGCCTCGCACCCATCACCGTGGGTCTGCTGCTGTCTTCGGGCTGGCTGCTGGCGGCGCAAAACGTTCATGCCTTCCTGGAAGGATGCATCGTTGCCGTGGTGGTCGCTCTGAATCTATGGACACGTATCAACCCACTCTGGCTTTTGCTCGGTGGCGCAGCAGCCGGCGCCCTCGGCTTGATGTGA
- the smpB gene encoding SsrA-binding protein SmpB, with protein sequence MSIAENRKAAFNYFLEDRFEAGLVLEGWEVKAIRAGRAQLLDGYVLIRDGEMFLVGMNVTALQSASTHVRPDASRTRKLLLHKDEIRRLIGKVEQRGYTLVPLNLHYKNARIKLDFALGRGKKLHDKRDTEAKRDWDREKARIMRHGSKHGG encoded by the coding sequence ATGAGCATCGCCGAAAACCGGAAAGCCGCTTTCAACTATTTCCTCGAAGACCGCTTCGAGGCTGGTTTGGTGCTGGAAGGCTGGGAGGTGAAGGCCATCCGCGCCGGCCGCGCCCAGTTGCTCGACGGCTATGTGCTCATTCGTGACGGCGAAATGTTCCTGGTGGGCATGAATGTCACCGCCTTGCAAAGTGCTTCAACCCATGTGCGCCCCGATGCCAGCCGCACCCGCAAGCTGCTGCTGCACAAAGACGAAATTCGTCGCCTCATCGGCAAGGTGGAGCAGCGCGGCTACACCCTGGTGCCGCTGAACCTGCATTACAAAAACGCCCGCATCAAACTCGACTTCGCCCTGGGCCGCGGCAAGAAACTGCACGACAAGCGCGACACCGAAGCCAAGCGCGACTGGGACCGGGAAAAAGCCCGCATCATGCGCCACGGCAGCAAACACGGCGGGTGA
- the ompR gene encoding two-component system response regulator OmpR — protein MQQDKPKKILVVDDDARIRDLLRRYLAQENYEVFVAEDAKAMSRVMVKERFDLIVLDLMLPGEDGLTVCKRMRSSKDFTPIIMLTAKGEDVDRIIGLEVGADDYLPKPFNPRELLARISAVLRRQPNPELPGAPARDDETVLFGPFSLDLARRELSREGELISLTTGEFAMLKALVRHPRQPLSRDRLAELARGRDYEAFDRSLDVAISRLRKIVEIDPAHPRYIQTVWGVGYVFVPDTKDA, from the coding sequence ATGCAACAAGACAAACCCAAGAAGATCCTCGTGGTCGACGACGATGCCCGCATCCGCGACCTGCTGCGACGCTATCTGGCCCAGGAAAACTACGAGGTGTTCGTCGCCGAAGACGCCAAGGCCATGTCGCGGGTGATGGTGAAAGAGCGCTTCGACCTCATCGTGCTCGACCTCATGCTGCCCGGCGAAGACGGCCTCACCGTCTGCAAGCGCATGCGCTCGTCGAAGGATTTCACCCCCATCATCATGCTCACCGCCAAAGGTGAAGATGTGGACCGCATCATCGGCCTCGAAGTGGGCGCCGACGACTACCTGCCCAAGCCCTTCAACCCGCGCGAACTGCTCGCCCGCATCAGCGCCGTGCTGCGCCGCCAGCCCAACCCCGAGTTGCCCGGTGCCCCGGCGCGCGACGATGAAACCGTGCTGTTCGGCCCGTTCAGCCTCGACCTCGCCCGGCGCGAACTGTCGCGCGAGGGCGAACTCATCAGCCTGACCACCGGCGAGTTCGCCATGCTCAAAGCGCTGGTGCGCCACCCGCGCCAACCGCTGTCGCGCGACCGCCTGGCCGAACTGGCCCGTGGGCGCGACTACGAAGCCTTCGACCGCAGCCTGGACGTCGCCATCTCGCGCCTGCGCAAAATCGTCGAGATCGACCCCGCTCACCCGCGCTACATCCAGACCGTGTGGGGCGTGGGCTATGTGTTCGTGCCCGACACCAAGGACGCCTGA
- a CDS encoding SDR family oxidoreductase — MSNNITGKVVVITGASSGLGEAAARHLCAQGASVVLGARRVDRIVSLADELTRAGGKALAVATDVTRPDQVQRLVDMAVQTYGRIDVLINNAGLMPHSPLERRKIDEWDRMIDVNIKGVLYGIAAALPHMQRQQSGHIINVSSVAGHKVRPGSAVYAATKSAVLMLSEGLRQEVKPYNIRTTVISPGAVATELPDSITEPDVAKSIQQFYAAYAISADSFARAVAFAIGQPEDVDINEILFRPTRQEL; from the coding sequence ATGAGCAACAACATCACGGGAAAAGTCGTCGTCATCACCGGCGCCAGTAGTGGGCTGGGCGAGGCGGCGGCCCGGCATCTTTGCGCGCAAGGCGCAAGTGTCGTGCTTGGCGCGCGGCGCGTCGATCGCATCGTTTCCCTGGCCGACGAACTCACGCGGGCCGGGGGCAAGGCCCTTGCCGTCGCGACGGATGTCACCCGCCCCGACCAGGTCCAGCGCCTGGTCGACATGGCGGTGCAGACCTACGGACGCATCGACGTACTGATCAACAACGCCGGGCTGATGCCACACTCGCCGCTGGAGCGCCGCAAGATCGACGAGTGGGACCGGATGATCGACGTGAACATCAAGGGCGTGCTCTACGGCATTGCCGCAGCGCTGCCGCATATGCAGCGGCAACAGTCCGGTCACATCATCAACGTCTCCTCGGTGGCTGGCCACAAGGTGCGGCCCGGTAGCGCGGTGTACGCGGCGACCAAGAGCGCCGTGCTGATGTTGTCAGAAGGGCTGCGCCAGGAGGTCAAGCCCTACAACATCCGCACCACGGTGATCTCGCCGGGGGCGGTGGCGACGGAGCTGCCCGATAGCATCACCGAGCCGGACGTGGCCAAGAGCATCCAGCAGTTTTACGCGGCGTATGCCATCTCTGCCGACTCTTTCGCGCGGGCCGTAGCCTTCGCCATCGGCCAGCCGGAGGATGTGGACATCAACGAGATTTTGTTCCGCCCCACGCGGCAGGAACTGTGA